The following nucleotide sequence is from Desulfomonile tiedjei.
GTCAGAAGTCACTCCTCTTGAAGGCTGAAGCAAAGAACGGTAGACTTGGCCCGTAAGATTTCAGTCCCATTTGGCTTTCCAGGGTCTTTTCGCATGCTTGCTTCCGACTTAATTGAAATTTCATTGCGGCAGCTATCCCGCAACAGACGGCGCTACAGGGGAGTGATCATAGGCATTGCCCTGGGCATAGCCGGATTGGTTACGGTGTTGACTATGGGGGATTCCGTCGAGACCGACCTCGGGAATAATCTTGAAATGCTGGGCAGCGCAACTGTTCTGAAAGCTACCTGGGACTACGATAGAAGCACCAGATGGCATCACGGGCAGTACTACCTCAAAGATGTTGATGACCTGTCAAAATTGCCCGGCGTGAGATCCGCTTCCCCCGTGGTTTGGATGTCAGGTCGGACCATCGGGCGTAACGAGAGGAAAATGATCGGGAGGGTTATGGGAGTGGAACCGAATTTCTTCCCTACCATCCATATCCCTGTTCCGACAGGTCGAACAATTACCCATGCGGACGTAGAGAACAGAACCAGCGTCTGTGTCGTGGGCCCCACCATAACCAAAACTCTATTCCCGAATGGAGAAGACCCGATCGGCAAGGAATTGTTGGTGGCAGGCCATGTTTTTAGGATAGTGGGAGAAATAGGAGGTGTAGAGGACAAAGGCTTCCTCGAGACTGTCTTGGTGCCTTTGTCGGTGGCCAGGGCAAGGTACCCGAATCTCTATGAGATAAAGGACATCTATGTGCGAGCGATAAACTGGGACGTTGTTCCGGGCCTTCAACGAGACCTGTTGGACCTGTTGAGGAAGAACCACTCGGGATACGTCGACGCCTTAGAAGTGAAGTACTTTCCTGAACGGGTGCAAACCATACAGAACGCCATTAAGCTCGTTAAGCTCTTTATTTATGCATCGCTTCTGGTGACGCTGCTCTTGGGGGGACTCGGTATCACTAACGTCATGTTGGGGGCCGTGAGAGAGAGAACCAAGGAAATTGGCCTGCGAAAGGCTGTGGGGGCTACCGAACCGATGATAATGAAACAGTTCATCATCGAGTCGGTCACTATCAGCGTGATGGGCGCAGGCCTCGGGATGTTGACGGGTTTTATTTCAGTGGAAGTCCTGAAGAGGGTCTTTGAAACGGTCCCCGCGTACAGCGTCTTTGTTGCCAGTCTCGTGGGTGGTGTGATCTTCGGGGTTCTCCTCGGCATTATTTCGGGATACCTGCCTGCGCGAAAGGCCAGCAGACTTGATGCCTCCGAAGCCATGAGATTTGAATAGTGATTCCGGCTAGATTTGTGCCAAGTCGCATACGATATGGTTGACCTGTTCCCGGCCCGTCACCGATTTGCCGAGACCTCCTCAAAGGCTTCAGCTATCGTAGGGCGGGCCGTGCCCGCCGGTACCAACCCTCACCGGACACACCAATCGGACATTTCTTTCGGAACCAATGTAGTATCAGCCCTCACGATTTTGCCGAGACCTCCTCAAAGGCCTCACTGAAGACTCGCTCAGTTTGACGCACCATGTTTTCCAGCGAGTGGTTTGCCAGAACCCTCTCTCTGGCCGCTCTCCCCATCGCATGCCTGCCTGGCTCATCGGTTAGAACCTTTACCAGGGCGGACGCAAGGTCCTCAGGGTCCCCCGGCCTTACCAGAAGTCCCGTTTTTCCGTCTTGGACCAGTTCCGGAATTCCGCCCACGCTCGTGGCAACCACTGGCAACTCCATGGCCATGGCCTCCAGTATAACGTTTGGGGAGGCCTCCATCGCGGAAGCGAGGACAAATACCCAGGAACGAGCCAGATGAGGTACGAGGTCCGGGGTCCCTGGTAACAATTCGACTCTGGAGTCCAGCGACAGAGCTTTAATGCGAGCCTGCACTTCCTGTTTGAGCGGCCCGTTCCCTATGATCCTGAACAGCGCATTGGGTATCTTGTCCGACACGATTCGGAAGCCTTCCAAGAGATTCAGGGGGTCCTTCTCCTTGACGAGCCTGCCGACGCACAAAACAGTTGGTTCAGCTGCCTTGAAGCTCTGCGTGCTTTGAAACAGCGCTGTGTCAACCGCATTGGGTATTACGGCAATGCGGTCCGGATCCACGGAAAAACGTCGGATCATCACCCCCTTGAGCGCCTCTGCATTGCATATGATGCGATTGGCCAAGCGCCACAGCCAACGTTCGTGCTGTTTGGGGAACAGGCTCCGATAGCCTGAAATGATGACAGGCACGCCCGCTATGCGGCCTAATATCCGCCCCCAGATGTTCGGAACAACAGTCAATGTGTACAGGCCGTCAGGACGCATGCGTATCAATCGCCAAGCAAGGTTGGAAATCGCCCGAGGGCCCACACGCGAGGATCGGGACAAATGGATGATTCTCACCCCGGTTTTTGCGGCAATGGGAACCATGTCTTCGCCTTGGCGCAAAACCCACAATTCCGGCGAGAAAACCTCTTTGTCCATGTATTTCAGTAAATGGATAGCGTAACGCTGGGTACCGCCGAATTCCAGATCCTGCAGTAACACCGCTATTCGTATGGGAACGCGTGGAACGCTTGCATCATTTTTCATACTAGTTTAGGCGATTTTTCGTCCAGGCTGTCCCACAGTGCCCTGTACTGTTGGCGCCAATCCGAAGGAAATCGCTCGTCCAGGAGAGGCTCCAGTCGAGTGAGCGTGTGGCGCCAGGGCGAATTGCCTTGGGAGATAATATCGAGGAGTTCGACCAGCAATGAATCAAGATTGGCCAAATCCTCCTTAGGAATGTAAGAGATTGCGCCGCGATCCATAGCTCTCAGAATGTAATCGGGGCTGAGAGCCGGAGCAGTCAACATTACGGCAGGGAACTTCCGCTGCACTGCTATATCGAGCAGGTGCAGGCCTCTCACTCCCATAACGTCCAGGATTACGACATCGTAATCCCTGGTTTGGAGCAACTTTTCGGCCTGGTTGAAACTGCCTGCGGTATCGACGCGGCATAGATAAAGAACTTCCACGATGGTTTCAAGCACATCGGGTTCGTCGTCCACCGCGAGAACTGCCTTACCCTCCAGCACCTTAAATCTCCTGGCCGTTGATTGGCCCAATCGCCCTAAACCAGCTTGACATGGACCTTCAGCATATACTATAAAGAAGATTGGAGATCAAGTTATGGCACGGAGCCTGTTGCAAGGCAAGACCATCCTCGCGGTTGACGATGAACCGGATGTGCTTGACATTCTCGCGGAAGAACTTGAGGACTGCGGCGCAGAATTCGAACGGTCAGCCACTTACGAGGATGCCATAGAAAAGATCTCGTCATTTACTTATGACCTGGTAGTGCTGGACATCATGGGGGTGCGAGGCTTCGAGCTGCTGGAATACGCCACAGCGAAAAAGACTCCCGTGGTCATGCTTACGGCACACGCGCTTAGTCCCCAGTCTTTGAAGAAGTCCATTGAACTCGGCGCCAGAGCCTACTTGCCCAAGGATCAACTTGGGCAGATAGCTCCCTTCCTGGAAGACGTGTTGACGCTGAGCTACCAGTCGGCATGGAAGTCGTTGTTCGAGCGGTTAGGCGGCTATTTCGGGAAAAGATTCGGACCAGAATGGCGAAAGTCGGAAAAAGAGTTTTGGGAGAAGTTCGAGAAAGATCTGGAGGTGCATGAATCTACCATCATTCAGTCCTGATCCCACCACTTTTTTCCGGCTGAGACATCCGGGGGTTATTCGGTGACCATCAAGAACATCCAGACAGCGCATCTTGTCCACGATCTCAAAAATCCGGTCAACATAATAGAGACCGGAGCCAAATCTCTGCTGGACAATCAGGATCGGTACGGAGACCTGACTCCGAGGCAAGAGAAGGTTATAAGGCGGGTTTTGAGAAACGCTCTCAAAATCAGGCACCTCGCCAACTCCATGCTCGAAGTGGACATGGCCGCGACGGGTGTAATGAGAGTCAGCGAGTGCACCTTGGCCGGAATACTCCGGCACGCCTTGGTCGAGGTCTTCGACCTGGTCGATCCCGATGTTGCGGACGATCTTGAAAAAGCCGCTGATTTGGACGCCTTCCGAAATGTCCTGGCGGAAAACGAAATCTTCCTTGAGGCCGAGGACTCACAACTGACCCGAACAATAAGGATCGATGAGACCAAAATGTGCCTCATCGTCACAAATCTTCTTTCCAATGCCTTCAAGTACCGGACGCGGAGGGTCTACCTCAAATGCGCCGCCGACGGGGATTCGATAAACGTTTCCGTGCGGGACGACGGCCCTGGAATCCCGGAATGTTACCACCAACAGATTTTTGACCAGTATTTCCAGTGCATCAAAGTGGAGGGCTTCCCGGTCCGCGGCCATGGGCTGGGGCTCGCAGGAGCACAGGCCCTGACCGAGGCCTTGGGCGGCAGGTTGTCCCTGTGCAAAAGTCCGGACGGAGCTGAGTTCCTGGTTCAGATCAAATGTTCCGCGCCGGGGACAGCCTGAAAGCGACCGAAGCCGGAATCGGTGCTTTCAGTTGATCTCGCGGTGCCGAGAGACAGATGAGGACTTCATTGCTGCTCTGTTAACGTAAATAGTATGATTGCCGCCTTCGCGTAATAATTCGCAACCATGCCTTTCAAGATGTCTGATGAGGTCGATTCTTTTCATGCAGTAAGTCGGAAGGTTTCTTTGATCACATCAGCGCCTCTGAGTTGTTCTTCACTCAGCTCGCGATTTGCCTCCAGTACCATGCGTACTGCTTCCTCCAGGTTGGCTCTCACTTCTTCCAGAGTCTCCCCTCGGGTGTTCGCGCCTGGAAGCTCTTGAACAAATCCAATATAGCCCTCGGGAACCTTCATAAAGACTGCCGTAAGCTGTGCTTGCATCACAAGACCTCCGAGGCAACTATAGTGCAGAAAGGAACTTATTGCACCTGCCAAACACCCTTGATCGGCCGGCAAGCGGGCAGAATTTCAGCCGGTTCTAGTTTCGGCCGCGCAGCTTCATCAGCAGTCGTAGTATTTCAATATAGAGCCATATCAAGGTCACCATCAAAGCGAAGGCAGCGTACCATTCCATGTACTTGGGCGCCCCTTGGCGAGCCCCTTGGTCAATGAGATCAAAATCCAGAACCAGGTTTAGCGCGGCCACTGTCACCACGAAAATGCTAAATCCTATTCCGATCCATCCGGCGTCGTGAATGAACGGTACTCGAACACCGAACAGGCTCAACAAAAAGGAGGCTAGATACACGAGAAAGATGCCGCCCGTTGCAGCGAAAACCCCAAGCTTGAAGTTCTCTGTGACTTTGATCAGGCCGGAGGTGTAGACCAACAGCATCGCCAGACAGGTCCCAAAGGTCAGCCCCACCGCCTGAATCACAATGCCCGGGTATTGAGATTCAGCCACCGATGAGATGCCCCCCAGGAACAGACCCTCCAGCAGCGCATAAATCGGCGCGGTCACCGGCGCCCATTGTTGTTTGAATACCGTAATGAGTGCCACCACAAGCCCGCCCAGGGCCCCCACTATCAACCACGGGGCAACGGTTGCGGGGTTGGGTTCCGGAGTTCGGAAATACAGATGCCAGGTCCACCCCGCGGTCAACAAAACGCAGAGCAGTAGAAGCCCCGCCCTATTCACCGCGCCCTGAGCGGTCATCGCCTCCTCGCCTGACGCATAATCCCTAACGCCGGCGAAGGTATCTTCAGTAAGAGTAGGATTCGCTGTCCTCATGTTTTTGGGCTCCCCCTTTTGATTTCGTACTACGATAGATAAGCACGCGGGTAGAACTAGTCAATCTATACAATATATAAAGGCAATGGATTCAGACTCAACGGGTCTGCTTGAAAGGGATACAGATCTTAAAGGGAGGGTTTCCGTCGTCAGGAGCCGCCATCATAGAGCCCAGGGTAGAGCTTGGCAGCACATTCCGGGCAAATACTGTGTGTAAAGTCCGCCTCGGAATGCTGCCGAACATAGACTTCCACTTGAGTCCAGTACCCCCGGTCGTCTCTGATCTTCTTGCAAGACGCGCAAATAGGGAGCAAACCGCTCAAAGTCTTTACTTTGGACAGGGCTTCCTGCAATTCAATTACCAGTTTGGCAAGCTCCGTTTCCGCACGCTTACGCTCAATAATCTGCATGCGCAATTGTTCATTCGTTTCGGTCAGCTCTGCCGTCCTTTCTTTCACGCGCTCTTCCAGTTTATCCCTGGCGGTCCTCAAGGCCTGTTCTGATTCCTTGCGCTGCGTGATGTCCTGTCTCATACCCCACAAACCAAATAAATGTCCTACTTTCACGTTGCCGACGAGGGTGTTCTCGAAATAGCGGGCGGACCCCGAGCAGTTTGGTTCCTCGGTTTCAAAACTGATGACCGGGAACCGCTTTGCTATCCACGAGCGGTAGTAATCTGAATGAGCCTCACCAAAAGGAAACAACTCACAAAGCGGCTTGCCCTTCATGCTGTCCACACCCGTGTGGCCGCACAGGCGAGCAAATTCGTGGTTTCCTCCCAGGAGCCTTGCTCGGGATATGGCGGACAACATGGCGCTTGGCGCACTATCTATTGCAAGAGGCTTCTCAATAGTAAATTCAGCGATTGCGATGGGAAATACTTGTACCAGCTGCTGGTATTTTTCATTAAGAATAAGCTGCCGCTTCTCGGCCGACAGGTCCTCTACGAGAGCGAGCACGGATCTGTAACCTTTCAGTCTGACCGATCGGAACAGAATTCGGCACCAGGACAGTCTGCTCTGGATCTTAAGCATTCCCTCATGAGAAGTGGTGACCCGGTCTTCAAAAATCCTTTTGAGATTGGACTCCATCTTCTCGCTTTCTCCAGGGCTTGGAAAGAGCGAGAAGAACTTCTTTCCAACGATCTTTGCACAGTCCTCAGCTATCTTGCCTGAGGCCTCGTTGACGAAAACGATGGATAGTGAAGAGTCAATCAGGAACGCGGGCATAGGTAAGGCTTCAAGCAATTTGCCGAAGGAAGCTTCTTTCACGCGACTGAAGTCAAAGCTCCCTGAGTCGGACAAATCCTTGCTGAAAAGACTGTCGAGTATAATGCTTTGAGTCGAAATTGGGGGCTGTCTGAGTAGCTCCGGTTCCACATGAAGGTCTGGACTCACGTTAGGCTTGGATTCGATGTGCTCTGCCATGCCCACTCTCCGCTAAATTACCCTGTTGAGACCTCTTCAGCCACAAATCACTTGCTGAAATCACACATTTACAGAGTCCGGATTCCCCCGTGTCACGTTTTATTATAGCTCACAGTGTCTGCTGGAACCAGAGTCCCGGAACTGTAGGGCTGAACAGAGGGGCATTAATTGTCGTGGTGAATTTGTAGCAGTTCTCGAAAGTAATGGCCGATTGACTCATGGGTGCCACTGCTGGCTTGTCCAGCAGTGCGACTCCATTCGGAAAAGACTTTTGAGAATCACTATGTTCAGCGCAATATACACTGAAGTGTCACACGGTCAAGAGAATTTTGATCCGGTCCAGTGGCGATCTAGAGCGCATAATTCACCTGGAAAGCGGGCGAAAATTTTGAATTTTGCAGATATTTGTACCAACGCGCGATCAAAGAAGAGACATCGGGTGAAGCCGACCCTGGCGGGTCTCCCAACGAATTTGCTTTGAGCCTCTGGACAAATGCGGGGGGGTTGTGGTAGGACAATTACGGCTGCTCATCCCCTTGAAATGATGAGCCGTTGAGGGAGGTGTTAAGGAAATGAAAAAGTTGATGCTTATCGTTGCATTGTTGGTTTCACTGGGTCTAGTCGGGGGCGTTTTCGCAGAGCCCGCGTCCGCTTTCTTCTTCAAAGCGGGGGGTCCCTTCGGTTTTTTTGGCGCCAAGTCGACATGCGCACCGGCGTATGCGGTACCCTGTGGCCCTTATTTTTGTGCTCCTTATTATTATGGTTGCGCCCCTTACGCTTGCAAGCCACGCAAAGCGAAAGGCAAGGGCAAAGCAATGGCCCCTGCCCAAAAACCGCCCAAACCAGAAAAAAAGATGAAGTAGGCGCAAATCGCGCCGAAAAGGACTTCAAACCGTTTCTTGAACTGACCATTTCAAGGGGATGAAATATAGCCGGCTCAGTTCGAATTACAGCTATTTGACGTTACCCGTCCGTGATGGGATCATCCCTAACAAGATATGAAAGAACCAACTGATTTGGGGATGCAGGAGTCCATCCAGAACTTGAAAATGAAGTAGTGCCGCCGTCACAGGTAACAAGATGGCAAGAGCCGGCAAAAAAGTCGTCTGTTGGCCAGTTCTCACCACACGCACGAGTCTCACGAACAAGATCAATACGCACCCGGCGTACAGTATTGCCAACGGGAAGCCCAACTCAGACATAAACGTGAGAAATATATTCTCCGACGTAACCACCTGTTGAACCGATTCGGTGAACTTTTCCTTTGTCACGTAAGGATACTTGATCTGGTAATCCTCGAGGAATTGCTCACGAGGCGCACGGAGGCCTATTCCCAGGAAGGGGTGTTTGGCTGCAATATGCAAAGAAAAAGGATAGTTCTCCGCCCTGTAATAGGCAGGTTCGTACTCCGGTCCTATCTTTGCCACCGGCAACTTATAAAAAAAACAAGCTAATATTACGACCAAGGGCACGAGAACAGCGGCAAAATACCTGAGGCGCAAGGCCCCAAACAGAACGGCCAACACGCCAAGAACCAGAGGTATCAGCATGGCCGATCTTAAGTCACTCAGGTAGAACACAAAGTAGGAAAGCAACAGCATGATCACCGCCGCCACCGCTACAGGTCCTTTCCGCCAGAAGATAAAGGTAAGAGGAGCGAAGGAAAGGAGCATCATCCTGTCGGCCAACGGATGGGGGTTCACGTCCAAGAAGTATTCAATTCGTCCTGAAACGACGTAGCCAATGATAGACAAAACGATTATCACTGCCAGCATCCCCAGGCCCAGCCACGCGAACAGTACTTGCCGAGCCTCGGAATCCAGCAAAATCCTGGCACACCAGAATCCACCCAGCCCTGAAGCCAAGACAACGAAGCCTCTTAGGGAAGAGGACCAAGGCGTCAAACTGAAAATGCCGCTGAGGGCCACCAGGATCAGCAGAGCTAGCGATATGAATAATTCTGGAGACTTGAGAAAGCGCGAACTCTTCTTGATCAGCAACCATGCCAGCACTCCACTGAGCGCACATAGCACCCCCGAAAATACGTTCGCCCTTTCCCCCGGGATCAGCACTACGTAGGGATGCAAGAAAGCCAGTTGGACGCAGGTCAGACAAAAGACCAGCCAAGCAATGCGCTCTGGAAAAGCTGTTGCCTCACTGTCTTGTTTCAACGCAGTCCCCAGGTTTAGATCTGACGGCACTTGTTTGAACTCTATTGGGCTGTCACCGGCCTGATGCCGATGCGCGGTCAACGGAGGGACATTTAACGAAGCCGGTCGAGGCAGGTCTCCGAAGCGAAGTCAGCCACTCCCGTGCATAGGGTGGAAGCGGAAGAGATCGGCCTGGGCCGGCAATGAACGAGCTTCCCAAGGGTTCCTCAAATGAAACCGCATTGGCACGACATGGCTCATTAGCGAAACGTCGTCCGATGATGGTATTACACGCGGGTGGTCATGTCCATCGCGGAATACAGGCTCGGATGACGCTGGGCCGTGCCCCCTTCATGTGTGTTGAGTAACCTTTAAAGCCGTGCGGGACAGAAACCTGTCAGTTGCCGATGCCTCCCGAGGCCTCATGCTTGCTGGACGGCTGAGTTTGCTGAGCGGTCCGCTTCTTGTACCGGGTGGCCTTGTGCTGGGGTTTGGAATTTAGATAAGAGGCTTTGTGGGGGGATCTGGTGTTAACGCTGACTGTTTTCTTCGAAGTGCCAGTCTTATGGGTTGATTTTACGCTGGATGTTTTCTTCTTTGAATTCAACTTGGCGGTTTTTAAGCTTTTTTTCTGGGTCGCCTTGAGAGCTTTTGCAAGGCCCGAATAGGGCTTCAGTTCAGCCTGTTTCTTGGTTTTTGCCGTGCTTTTAGAACTCGCACTGGCGGCCCACAGATTACCTGCCAAAAAAGCCATAGAACAAAATAGGACGATTATCCCCAATAATAAACGTCTTGTCATGAGTACATTCTCCCATATCTTAAGATTGTGATTATCTTATCGAATTAAGACCAATTTGTCAACATAATCCTGTGCCAAAAGCGGATTATTCCCTGACAGTGCGGGCGAGCAACACGCGTGACAATGCAAAAAGGTCGCAGGGCAAGCCTCCCAGCCATCCGGTCCCGAAATGCCAATGAAGACAGGCTGGAAGAGACAGCCTCAATACTCGGAAGGAAATCCAAATAGTGCCGCGATCACAGTTGACAGTGTTTAGTTGCCCTCACCCCAACCCTGTCCCGGAGGGAGAAGGAGCCGTCTGCCGCTTTTTCGACATCTCACGGCAGCGTTGAGGACAGCCCTTCACTTAATTCAAATAGTCTCGGCACAGACAAAGCAGTGGCCATAATTATTATTACGATCACCGAGATTATCACAAGCACGTCCGGCAATATGGAGAATACAGCTTCTCCGCTGTTAATGTGCCGTCTAACTCTGAGGAAACGAACGCCGGAGATTAGCATGGCAAAACCGGCCAGAAAGAACGAGACCAGACTGAGATAGATAGCCAGCCCCGATCCCGCCAAGTGAGCGGGTTGACCGGAAAGCTGGAGCAAATGTTTCAGGAAAATATCAAATCTTTCAATAACAAACCCGAAGGCCAGAAGGGATATGCTGGTTCTCGACCACGCGAGAAAGGTCCTCTCATTTGCCATATGGCTTCGTTGCCATGCTAGAAAAACCCTGTCGTCCGCTGTTATGTCCGGTGGCCTCGGACATTCGCTTCGATCGCTGATTCCCTGAACCGTTTCCTCGGCGGAGTCCATTTTGCCTCCATGCGGTTGGACTTGACTTTCCTTGGACGGGTTGGACTTATCTTCCGAGCCTTCTTCGTGTCAACCAAAAATGCACGGCCGTACGGGATTTCCGACAGGATGGGCCGATGTTATTGTTTCTTTTCCAAATTATAGGATTCACATTCTAAATTGTGGTATGGTCCTCGCTCAAGCCCCCCGGACGTTGGCCCCCGGGGACAGGGGGCCGTCCGGCTTTACAGGGAAGTGTTCCTATCTGTTCGTTTTTCAGGGGTGACCGTTGGAAAATCTGCTCCTGTGCATTTCTGTCGGGCTGACATTGTCTTTCGCGTTCATAAACGGGTTTCATGACGGAGGCAACGTCATCGCTACAGCGGTCTGCTCCAGGTCCATCAGTCCTCACAAGGCGCTTTTTCTAGCCAGCATATCGGAATTTGTAGGCCCCCTGGTTCTCGGGACGGCCGTGGCCCACACCATGGCCGCTAACATTTTTAACCTGGAGCTTCTTGAAAAGCTGCCCTCTGTTCATCTTTTCACCATGATAATCGCGGCCATTAGCGGAGCAACCATCTGGAATCTTCTCACCTGGTTTTTGAGTTTGCCTTCGAGTAGCTCGCACGCCCTCATCGGCGGGCTTATCGGCGCCGGGCTGGTGGCGATGGGACGTTTCGGCATAGCTGCGGAAAGCATCATCAAGGGCGTGTTGGCGCCACTTCTCGTCGCTCCGCTCATTGGGGGCCTGGTGGGTATTTTCGTCTTTTCGGCCATCAGGGCTTTGTTTGCAAAGGCGCACCGGGGGGTCAGGCACCTCTTCGAGACGCTGCAAAAGCCTTGTATAATTGTTTTGGCAGGCGGCCACGCGTCCAATGATGCGCAAAAAGCCATGGGGATAATTGCTTTGCTGTTGGCGGGCGGCAGTGGTGAGCTTCGCGGCGAGCTGCACATTCCGCTGTGGGTGGTAATCAGTTGCGCTGCGGCTTTGGCCCTGGGGCTATCGACCGGCGGCTGGCGAATGGTAAAGACTGTGGGATACAATATTTGCCGCATGGAACCGGTCCACTCTTTCGCGTCTCAATTCACGGCCATGTCGGTTATTGGGATGGCTTCGGTACTCGGCGGGCCGGTCAGCACCACTCAGGTCGTGGCATCGTCGGTCATGGGTGTCGGCGCGTCCCGGCGACTTGGGACCGTACGCTGGTCTGAAGCGCGTAACATAGCTTACGCGTGGTTTCTCACAGTGCCGGCTTCAGCCTTTGCAGGAGCCGTTATGCTCGTGCTTCTCAGTCGAATTGTCGAAGGGAAGTGGGGGCTCCTGCATCCATTGGCAGACTAGAGGTAGGTATCGTGGCGTTTTGGAAAATATTCGGGGCCAAGAGAAACGTGGACTTCTTTGACCTCCTGCTGGCTCAGGCGGAGAAGACCCTTAGCGGATGCCAAGCCCTGGTCAAATTCCTGGAAGGGGAAGGCATGCCGGAAGAGGTCCGCCGGTTGGAACAGGAAGCGGACGATATCCGGCGGATTCTCATTGACGAACTCAACCAGACTTTTATCACGCCGATTGACCGCGAGGACATCTTCGCCTTGTCGCGCGCCGTCGATGACGTGATTGACCATGCTCAAAATACGGTGAAAGAGATGGAAGTCTTTGAGGTGGAGAGCAACGAGTTCCTCTGCCAAATGGCCGAACTACTGCAAAAAGGAGCG
It contains:
- a CDS encoding ABC transporter permease, translated to MLASDLIEISLRQLSRNRRRYRGVIIGIALGIAGLVTVLTMGDSVETDLGNNLEMLGSATVLKATWDYDRSTRWHHGQYYLKDVDDLSKLPGVRSASPVVWMSGRTIGRNERKMIGRVMGVEPNFFPTIHIPVPTGRTITHADVENRTSVCVVGPTITKTLFPNGEDPIGKELLVAGHVFRIVGEIGGVEDKGFLETVLVPLSVARARYPNLYEIKDIYVRAINWDVVPGLQRDLLDLLRKNHSGYVDALEVKYFPERVQTIQNAIKLVKLFIYASLLVTLLLGGLGITNVMLGAVRERTKEIGLRKAVGATEPMIMKQFIIESVTISVMGAGLGMLTGFISVEVLKRVFETVPAYSVFVASLVGGVIFGVLLGIISGYLPARKASRLDASEAMRFE
- a CDS encoding glycosyltransferase, with amino-acid sequence MKNDASVPRVPIRIAVLLQDLEFGGTQRYAIHLLKYMDKEVFSPELWVLRQGEDMVPIAAKTGVRIIHLSRSSRVGPRAISNLAWRLIRMRPDGLYTLTVVPNIWGRILGRIAGVPVIISGYRSLFPKQHERWLWRLANRIICNAEALKGVMIRRFSVDPDRIAVIPNAVDTALFQSTQSFKAAEPTVLCVGRLVKEKDPLNLLEGFRIVSDKIPNALFRIIGNGPLKQEVQARIKALSLDSRVELLPGTPDLVPHLARSWVFVLASAMEASPNVILEAMAMELPVVATSVGGIPELVQDGKTGLLVRPGDPEDLASALVKVLTDEPGRHAMGRAARERVLANHSLENMVRQTERVFSEAFEEVSAKS
- a CDS encoding response regulator — its product is MLEGKAVLAVDDEPDVLETIVEVLYLCRVDTAGSFNQAEKLLQTRDYDVVILDVMGVRGLHLLDIAVQRKFPAVMLTAPALSPDYILRAMDRGAISYIPKEDLANLDSLLVELLDIISQGNSPWRHTLTRLEPLLDERFPSDWRQQYRALWDSLDEKSPKLV
- a CDS encoding response regulator, yielding MARSLLQGKTILAVDDEPDVLDILAEELEDCGAEFERSATYEDAIEKISSFTYDLVVLDIMGVRGFELLEYATAKKTPVVMLTAHALSPQSLKKSIELGARAYLPKDQLGQIAPFLEDVLTLSYQSAWKSLFERLGGYFGKRFGPEWRKSEKEFWEKFEKDLEVHESTIIQS
- a CDS encoding HAMP domain-containing histidine kinase; the protein is MTIKNIQTAHLVHDLKNPVNIIETGAKSLLDNQDRYGDLTPRQEKVIRRVLRNALKIRHLANSMLEVDMAATGVMRVSECTLAGILRHALVEVFDLVDPDVADDLEKAADLDAFRNVLAENEIFLEAEDSQLTRTIRIDETKMCLIVTNLLSNAFKYRTRRVYLKCAADGDSINVSVRDDGPGIPECYHQQIFDQYFQCIKVEGFPVRGHGLGLAGAQALTEALGGRLSLCKSPDGAEFLVQIKCSAPGTA
- a CDS encoding type II toxin-antitoxin system HicB family antitoxin; protein product: MQAQLTAVFMKVPEGYIGFVQELPGANTRGETLEEVRANLEEAVRMVLEANRELSEEQLRGADVIKETFRLTA
- a CDS encoding Bax inhibitor-1/YccA family protein encodes the protein MRTANPTLTEDTFAGVRDYASGEEAMTAQGAVNRAGLLLLCVLLTAGWTWHLYFRTPEPNPATVAPWLIVGALGGLVVALITVFKQQWAPVTAPIYALLEGLFLGGISSVAESQYPGIVIQAVGLTFGTCLAMLLVYTSGLIKVTENFKLGVFAATGGIFLVYLASFLLSLFGVRVPFIHDAGWIGIGFSIFVVTVAALNLVLDFDLIDQGARQGAPKYMEWYAAFALMVTLIWLYIEILRLLMKLRGRN
- a CDS encoding PAS domain S-box protein; the encoded protein is MAEHIESKPNVSPDLHVEPELLRQPPISTQSIILDSLFSKDLSDSGSFDFSRVKEASFGKLLEALPMPAFLIDSSLSIVFVNEASGKIAEDCAKIVGKKFFSLFPSPGESEKMESNLKRIFEDRVTTSHEGMLKIQSRLSWCRILFRSVRLKGYRSVLALVEDLSAEKRQLILNEKYQQLVQVFPIAIAEFTIEKPLAIDSAPSAMLSAISRARLLGGNHEFARLCGHTGVDSMKGKPLCELFPFGEAHSDYYRSWIAKRFPVISFETEEPNCSGSARYFENTLVGNVKVGHLFGLWGMRQDITQRKESEQALRTARDKLEERVKERTAELTETNEQLRMQIIERKRAETELAKLVIELQEALSKVKTLSGLLPICASCKKIRDDRGYWTQVEVYVRQHSEADFTHSICPECAAKLYPGLYDGGS
- a CDS encoding O-antigen ligase family protein, which gives rise to MPSDLNLGTALKQDSEATAFPERIAWLVFCLTCVQLAFLHPYVVLIPGERANVFSGVLCALSGVLAWLLIKKSSRFLKSPELFISLALLILVALSGIFSLTPWSSSLRGFVVLASGLGGFWCARILLDSEARQVLFAWLGLGMLAVIIVLSIIGYVVSGRIEYFLDVNPHPLADRMMLLSFAPLTFIFWRKGPVAVAAVIMLLLSYFVFYLSDLRSAMLIPLVLGVLAVLFGALRLRYFAAVLVPLVVILACFFYKLPVAKIGPEYEPAYYRAENYPFSLHIAAKHPFLGIGLRAPREQFLEDYQIKYPYVTKEKFTESVQQVVTSENIFLTFMSELGFPLAILYAGCVLILFVRLVRVVRTGQQTTFLPALAILLPVTAALLHFQVLDGLLHPQISWFFHILLGMIPSRTGNVK
- a CDS encoding DUF202 domain-containing protein, with translation MDSAEETVQGISDRSECPRPPDITADDRVFLAWQRSHMANERTFLAWSRTSISLLAFGFVIERFDIFLKHLLQLSGQPAHLAGSGLAIYLSLVSFFLAGFAMLISGVRFLRVRRHINSGEAVFSILPDVLVIISVIVIIIMATALSVPRLFELSEGLSSTLP